A stretch of the Bradyrhizobium sp. CCBAU 53351 genome encodes the following:
- a CDS encoding response regulator transcription factor: protein MPTIALVDDDRNILTSVSIALEAEGYRIMTYTDGASALDGFRTTQPDLAILDIKMPRMDGMETLRRLRQKSDLPVIFLTSKDEEIDELFGLKMGADDFIRKPFSQRLLVERVKAVLRRSAPKDPTVAPKENDAKALDRGLLRMDPERHTCTWKNEPVTLTVTEFLILQALATRPGVVKSRNALMDAAYDDQVYVDDRTIDSHIKRLRKKFKVVDNEFEMIETLYGVGYRFKEA from the coding sequence ATGCCCACAATCGCTTTGGTCGACGACGACCGCAACATTCTCACATCCGTCTCGATCGCGCTGGAAGCCGAAGGCTACCGCATCATGACCTACACCGACGGCGCCAGCGCGCTTGACGGTTTCCGTACCACCCAGCCCGACCTCGCCATCCTCGACATCAAGATGCCGCGCATGGACGGCATGGAGACGCTGCGCCGCCTCAGGCAGAAGTCCGACCTGCCGGTGATCTTCCTGACCTCCAAGGACGAGGAGATCGACGAGCTGTTCGGCCTCAAGATGGGCGCCGACGACTTCATCCGCAAACCGTTCTCACAGCGCCTTTTGGTCGAGCGCGTCAAAGCGGTGCTGCGCCGCTCGGCACCGAAGGACCCGACCGTCGCGCCGAAGGAGAACGACGCCAAGGCGCTCGACCGCGGCCTGCTGCGCATGGATCCGGAACGGCATACCTGCACCTGGAAGAACGAGCCGGTGACGCTGACCGTCACCGAATTCCTGATCCTGCAGGCGCTGGCGACCCGTCCCGGCGTGGTGAAGAGCCGCAACGCGCTGATGGACGCCGCCTATGACGACCAGGTCTATGTCGACGACCGCACCATCGACAGCCACATCAAGCGGCTGCGCAAGAAGTTCAAGGTGGTCGACAACGAGTTCGAGATGATCGAGACGCTCTACGGCGTCGGCTACCGTTTCAAGGAAGCCTGA
- a CDS encoding glycosyltransferase family 39 protein: MSTTSISSARPRAKTRLSFDRFRAWLVACAIRPEARLWLVIQLAILHAVLWTFILINLKAAQDVHMDVAEAWGWGQKFLWGYGKHPPLSGWVAGLWFTAFPATDWATYALAMATVGLGMVICWLVALRVVDARRAFLAVVMVALYPIFNFKGFKYNPDLLQLVTLPLLVLAYLNAFEKRSWQSGLWLGLAGALALMTKYWVLTMIGAIGLAALIHPERMKFLASPAPWVAIATMVAAMIPHIVWLADAHFVPLTYAGDTYSLHDDRLLHQLVAGYALHNIALLALPVALAALAMAWVPPWFNLLLRAPSRIVTRAWARGANPGVNLSQALNVWIVQVIVAVGPPLGALAFSIYMKTDWGISLFFLVPLALVAIPALRVQSAVLFNITAIWLVLSVATLAASPWIAAREMAANAGNAQIYGARSELARELTQAWHSRFASRWAVVAGTMEQIQPLVFYSPDHPSALLPLEAWDSGLTSRDDAKKYGFIGVFDPTDGRLPAFEKWVSETAPNAERIVMTTRRFTHGKAGPSMSWNIYIAPPGK, translated from the coding sequence ATGTCCACGACGTCGATCTCGTCCGCCCGACCACGCGCGAAAACCCGCCTGAGCTTCGACCGCTTCCGGGCCTGGCTGGTCGCCTGCGCAATCCGCCCGGAGGCGAGATTGTGGCTGGTGATCCAGCTCGCCATCCTGCATGCGGTGCTCTGGACCTTCATCCTGATCAATCTCAAGGCCGCGCAGGACGTTCACATGGACGTCGCGGAAGCCTGGGGCTGGGGCCAGAAATTCCTCTGGGGTTACGGCAAGCACCCGCCGCTGTCGGGCTGGGTCGCCGGCCTCTGGTTCACGGCGTTCCCGGCGACGGATTGGGCGACCTACGCGCTGGCGATGGCGACCGTCGGCCTCGGCATGGTGATCTGCTGGCTGGTGGCCTTGCGCGTCGTGGATGCGCGGCGCGCGTTCCTGGCCGTGGTGATGGTCGCGCTCTACCCGATCTTCAACTTCAAGGGCTTCAAGTACAATCCGGACCTGCTGCAGCTCGTCACGCTGCCGCTGCTCGTGCTCGCCTATCTCAACGCGTTCGAGAAGCGCAGCTGGCAATCGGGCCTCTGGCTCGGCCTTGCCGGCGCGCTGGCGCTGATGACCAAATATTGGGTGCTGACCATGATCGGCGCCATCGGCCTTGCCGCGCTGATCCATCCGGAGCGGATGAAATTCCTCGCCTCGCCGGCGCCGTGGGTGGCGATCGCGACGATGGTCGCGGCGATGATCCCGCACATCGTCTGGCTGGCGGATGCGCATTTCGTGCCGCTGACCTATGCCGGCGACACCTATAGTCTCCATGACGACCGTCTTCTGCATCAGCTCGTGGCCGGCTATGCCCTGCATAACATTGCGCTGCTGGCGTTGCCGGTGGCGCTCGCCGCGCTGGCGATGGCGTGGGTGCCGCCGTGGTTCAACCTGCTGCTGCGCGCGCCCTCGCGCATCGTCACGCGCGCCTGGGCGCGCGGCGCCAATCCGGGCGTCAACCTTTCGCAGGCGCTGAATGTCTGGATCGTGCAGGTCATCGTTGCGGTCGGCCCGCCGCTCGGTGCACTCGCTTTCAGCATCTACATGAAGACGGATTGGGGCATCTCGCTGTTCTTCCTGGTGCCCTTGGCGCTGGTCGCGATTCCGGCGCTGCGGGTGCAGAGCGCAGTGTTGTTCAACATCACCGCGATCTGGCTCGTGCTCAGCGTCGCGACGCTCGCCGCCTCGCCCTGGATCGCCGCGCGCGAGATGGCGGCCAATGCCGGCAACGCGCAGATTTACGGCGCGCGCTCGGAGCTCGCGCGCGAATTGACGCAAGCCTGGCACAGCCGCTTCGCCTCGCGCTGGGCCGTCGTTGCCGGCACGATGGAGCAGATTCAGCCGCTGGTCTTCTACAGTCCTGATCATCCCTCGGCATTGCTGCCGCTGGAGGCCTGGGATTCCGGATTGACCTCGCGCGACGATGCCAAGAAGTACGGTTTCATCGGCGTGTTCGATCCGACCGACGGCCGTCTGCCTGCGTTCGAGAAATGGGTGTCGGAGACCGCGCCCAACGCCGAACGCATCGTGATGACGACCCGCCGCTTCACCCACGGCAAAGCCGGCCCGTCGATGAGCTGGAACATCTACATCGCGCCGCCGGGGAAGTGA
- a CDS encoding HugZ family protein, protein MQPTPDFDPSKLAKSLLRRSRQGALATLMAGSGDPYCSLVNLASHPDGSPILLISGLAVHTRNILADSRVSLMLDERAAGDPLEGARIMLSGRAEQADSERELLQRRYLNAHPSAEGFVSFKDFSFFRIRPTGTHLVAGFGRIVDLKPERFLTDLTGAEDLLAAEEGAVDHMNADHREAMGLYATKLLGAAAGDWRCTGCDPDGLDMQDGQIALRLDFPERVTDGTSLRKMLVRLAGEARSKVGD, encoded by the coding sequence ATGCAACCGACCCCTGATTTCGACCCCTCAAAGCTCGCCAAATCCCTGCTGCGGCGATCGCGGCAGGGGGCGCTGGCAACCCTCATGGCCGGCAGCGGCGACCCCTATTGTTCCCTGGTCAATCTGGCCAGCCACCCCGACGGCTCGCCCATTTTGCTGATCTCGGGCCTCGCCGTGCACACCAGGAACATTCTGGCGGACAGCCGGGTCTCGCTGATGCTGGATGAGCGGGCGGCAGGCGATCCGCTGGAAGGCGCGCGGATCATGCTGTCCGGCCGGGCGGAGCAGGCGGATTCCGAAAGGGAACTGCTGCAGCGGCGGTATCTCAATGCGCATCCGTCTGCGGAAGGCTTTGTTTCTTTTAAGGATTTCTCCTTTTTCCGGATCCGCCCCACGGGAACCCATCTGGTAGCCGGCTTCGGCCGGATCGTCGACCTCAAGCCCGAGCGATTCCTCACGGACCTCACCGGCGCCGAGGATCTGCTGGCGGCGGAGGAGGGCGCTGTCGACCACATGAATGCCGACCATCGCGAGGCCATGGGCCTCTACGCGACGAAGCTGCTGGGCGCGGCCGCGGGCGACTGGCGCTGCACCGGCTGCGATCCTGATGGTCTCGACATGCAGGACGGCCAGATCGCGCTGCGGCTGGACTTTCCGGAGCGGGTCACGGACGGCACCTCGCTGCGCAAGATGCTGGTGCGTCTCGCTGGCGAAGCGCGCAGCAAGGTGGGCGACTAG
- a CDS encoding sensor histidine kinase — protein MLDRTQPDPNRSAGDVTSDGVQQQFAEDKPQGFRPLNWLKRAGQFFFALSFSSLTRRIVSLNLAGLVALVASILYLSQFRAGLIDARAQSLLVQAEIIAGAIAASATVQTNAITIDPDRLLDLKPGETYGGSDEYSPLDFPINPERVAPVLRTLISPTKTRARIYDPNGSLLVDSRNLENVLRYNLPPPAEKPGIVERGMVAVRTWLNRGDLPLYRELGPENGNGYAEVSDALQGQKRSMVRVNVRGEVIVSVAVPVLRSRAIHGALMLSTQGDDIDQMVTAERLAILKVGGVAATVMIMLSLLLASTIAGPVRRLADSAERVRRRIKARIEIPDFTRRRDEIGHLSGALRDMTSALYSRIEAIEMFAADVAHELKNPLTSLRSAVETLPLARNENSRARLLEVIEHDVKRLDRLISDISDASRLDAELQRQDAIPVDLRRLLTTLVSVANETKLGHDVAVETRLEGRSPTDTFAVTGHDSRLGQVVSNLLSNAQSFSERGNKVRLTCRRVRGEIEIVVDDDGPGIRDDALERIFERFYTDRPHQGFGQNSGLGLSISKQIIDAHGGRIWAENRAGPPDDEGVPTVAGARFVVRLPAL, from the coding sequence TTGCTGGACCGAACGCAGCCTGATCCAAACCGGAGCGCCGGGGATGTCACATCCGACGGCGTTCAGCAGCAATTTGCCGAAGACAAGCCACAGGGCTTCCGGCCGCTGAACTGGCTGAAGCGCGCCGGTCAGTTCTTCTTCGCGCTGTCCTTCTCCAGCCTGACCCGCCGTATCGTCTCGCTCAACCTTGCCGGCCTCGTCGCGCTGGTCGCCAGCATCCTCTATCTGTCGCAATTCCGCGCCGGCCTGATCGACGCGCGGGCGCAGAGCCTGTTGGTTCAGGCCGAGATCATCGCCGGCGCGATCGCGGCCTCCGCCACGGTTCAGACCAACGCCATCACCATCGATCCCGACCGGCTGCTCGACCTCAAGCCGGGCGAGACCTATGGCGGCTCGGACGAATATTCGCCGCTGGACTTCCCGATCAATCCGGAGCGGGTCGCGCCGGTGCTGCGCACGCTGATCTCGCCGACCAAGACGCGCGCCCGCATCTACGATCCGAACGGCAGCCTGCTGGTGGACAGCCGCAACCTCGAAAACGTGCTGCGCTACAATCTGCCGCCGCCGGCCGAAAAGCCCGGCATCGTCGAACGCGGCATGGTCGCGGTGCGCACCTGGCTGAACCGCGGCGACCTGCCGCTCTATCGCGAGCTCGGGCCCGAGAACGGCAACGGCTATGCCGAGGTGAGCGATGCGCTGCAGGGCCAGAAGCGCTCGATGGTGCGGGTCAACGTGCGCGGCGAGGTGATCGTCTCGGTCGCGGTCCCCGTGCTGCGCTCGCGCGCGATCCATGGCGCCTTGATGCTGTCGACGCAAGGCGACGACATCGACCAGATGGTCACCGCCGAACGCCTCGCCATCCTGAAGGTCGGCGGCGTCGCGGCCACCGTCATGATCATGCTGTCGCTGCTGCTCGCGAGCACGATCGCCGGGCCCGTGCGCCGGCTCGCCGACAGCGCCGAGCGCGTCCGCCGCCGCATCAAGGCCCGCATCGAGATTCCCGATTTCACCCGCCGCCGCGACGAGATCGGCCATCTCTCGGGCGCATTGCGTGACATGACGAGCGCGCTCTACAGCCGCATCGAGGCGATCGAGATGTTCGCCGCCGACGTTGCGCATGAGCTGAAGAACCCGCTGACCTCGCTGCGCTCGGCGGTCGAGACGCTGCCGCTGGCGCGCAACGAAAACAGCCGCGCCCGCCTGCTCGAGGTGATCGAGCACGACGTCAAGCGGCTCGACCGCCTGATCTCCGACATCTCCGACGCCAGCCGCCTCGATGCCGAATTGCAGCGCCAGGATGCGATCCCGGTCGATCTGCGCCGCCTGCTGACGACGCTGGTGTCCGTTGCCAATGAAACCAAGCTCGGCCACGACGTCGCGGTCGAGACCCGCCTCGAAGGCCGCAGCCCGACCGACACCTTCGCCGTGACCGGCCACGATTCACGGCTCGGGCAGGTGGTCTCCAACCTGCTCTCCAACGCGCAGTCGTTTTCCGAGCGCGGCAACAAGGTGCGCCTCACCTGCCGCCGCGTGCGCGGAGAGATCGAGATCGTGGTCGACGATGACGGCCCCGGCATTCGCGACGACGCGCTGGAGCGCATCTTCGAGCGCTTCTACACCGATCGTCCGCATCAGGGCTTTGGCCAGAACTCCGGCCTCGGCCTCTCGATCTCCAAGCAGATCATCGACGCCCATGGCGGACGGATCTGGGCCGAGAACCGCGCAGGCCCGCCGGATGACGAGGGCGTGCCCACAGTTGCCGGCGCGCGCTTCGTGGTGCGACTGCCGGCGCTATGA
- a CDS encoding YARHG domain-containing protein, which yields MCWKFLFALLFAVCFAHPAAAERRVALVIGNSAYQSVSRLENPRNDAVLVADTLQKLGFTLVGGGAQVELDKPSFDAAVQRFGNQLIGADVALFYYAGHGIQVRGTNYLVPISANPTRETDVDFQMVDAALVLRQMDGAGTKLNIVILDACRNNPFGGRGLRGSDSGLAQIRAPEGTLLSYATQPGNVALDGSDGHSPYTRALVETMQRPGLDVLQTFNQVGLLVKRATGSNQQPWVSSSPIDGSFYFSGTPAGQVAAVNVPAPISTPPANSTPSAAAAARTQSDLLFPDSDSRLLADGDLRALSKDELRLARNEIFARRGRYFNSPDLTARFSRFAWYVPHTWDPQLNAVEKANVALIDRYESGGPAPGGFIFPDSDRRLLTVADLRGLSQDELRIARNEIFARRGRYFEAADLKARFERFPWYSPSTWNSKLNAIEEANVALLDQAGKRR from the coding sequence ATGTGTTGGAAGTTTCTTTTCGCCTTGCTGTTTGCAGTGTGTTTTGCCCACCCGGCCGCTGCTGAAAGGCGCGTCGCCCTCGTCATCGGCAATTCCGCCTACCAGAGCGTGTCACGGCTGGAAAATCCCCGGAACGACGCGGTGCTGGTGGCCGATACGTTGCAGAAGCTCGGCTTCACGCTGGTCGGCGGCGGTGCCCAGGTCGAGCTGGACAAGCCCAGCTTCGACGCAGCGGTCCAGCGCTTCGGTAACCAGTTGATCGGCGCGGACGTCGCCCTGTTCTATTACGCTGGCCACGGCATCCAGGTCCGCGGGACCAATTACCTCGTGCCGATTTCCGCCAATCCGACGCGTGAGACCGACGTCGATTTCCAGATGGTCGACGCCGCATTGGTGCTTCGGCAGATGGACGGCGCAGGAACCAAGCTGAACATCGTCATTCTCGATGCGTGCAGGAACAATCCGTTTGGCGGACGCGGCCTGCGTGGCTCCGACAGCGGTCTCGCGCAGATCCGGGCGCCGGAGGGAACGCTGCTCTCCTATGCGACGCAACCCGGCAACGTCGCGCTCGACGGATCCGACGGACACAGCCCTTACACGCGCGCGCTGGTCGAGACGATGCAGCGTCCGGGCCTCGACGTGCTTCAAACGTTCAATCAGGTGGGACTTCTCGTCAAGCGCGCCACCGGCAGCAACCAGCAGCCCTGGGTCTCCTCCTCGCCGATCGACGGATCATTTTACTTTTCGGGCACGCCGGCCGGCCAGGTCGCCGCGGTCAACGTGCCGGCGCCGATCTCAACGCCTCCTGCGAATTCCACGCCGTCCGCGGCTGCGGCCGCTCGAACCCAATCGGATCTTCTGTTTCCGGATTCCGACAGCCGGCTTCTTGCCGATGGCGATTTGAGGGCGCTGAGCAAGGATGAGCTGCGCCTCGCGCGAAACGAAATCTTTGCGCGGCGAGGCCGCTACTTCAACTCGCCCGATCTGACGGCGCGGTTCAGCAGGTTCGCCTGGTACGTGCCCCACACCTGGGATCCGCAGTTGAACGCCGTCGAGAAGGCGAATGTGGCCCTGATCGATCGTTATGAATCCGGCGGTCCTGCGCCAGGCGGCTTCATCTTTCCCGATTCGGATCGACGGCTGCTCACGGTCGCAGACCTGCGCGGACTGTCCCAAGACGAGCTCCGTATCGCGCGCAACGAGATCTTTGCGCGGCGGGGACGATATTTCGAAGCGGCGGACCTCAAGGCCCGCTTCGAACGTTTCCCGTGGTATTCGCCGAGCACATGGAATTCAAAACTCAATGCGATCGAGGAAGCGAATGTCGCGCTGCTCGATCAGGCTGGCAAGCGTCGATGA
- a CDS encoding M15 family metallopeptidase, with product MKAAFRAMQILAALVAASVPAGAQTRTELLDRLVRAYPDFLASHDGKQILWRDGTAMPVDDGLDDKTFDQRLRDASILDQLRLPYPVGASGPPAVNADPGRFRNEPFFTKMYGDCRNGAVQRNLVTITWLPRSWGKAVRVTRINGVADRLKEVSAEIDQLEPELKAAAYPIAGVLSCRPVADTGKMSMHGYAVAIDLNLKYSDYWLWAGRGKSIPYKNRMPREIVDIFERHGFIWGGKWYHYDTMHFEYRPEMLAR from the coding sequence ATGAAGGCTGCGTTTCGAGCGATGCAAATCCTTGCCGCGCTCGTGGCTGCGTCCGTGCCGGCAGGCGCCCAAACCAGGACCGAGCTTCTCGACCGGCTGGTGCGTGCCTATCCCGACTTCCTCGCCAGTCACGACGGCAAGCAGATCCTGTGGCGCGACGGCACTGCGATGCCGGTGGACGATGGCCTTGATGACAAGACGTTCGATCAGCGCCTGCGCGATGCCTCGATCCTGGACCAGCTCCGATTGCCGTATCCCGTCGGTGCGTCCGGGCCGCCCGCGGTGAACGCCGACCCCGGACGGTTCCGGAACGAACCGTTCTTCACGAAGATGTATGGCGACTGCCGCAACGGAGCGGTGCAGCGCAATCTCGTCACCATCACCTGGCTGCCGCGTTCGTGGGGGAAGGCGGTCCGGGTGACGCGGATCAATGGTGTGGCCGACCGGCTCAAGGAGGTGTCCGCGGAGATCGACCAGCTCGAACCGGAGCTGAAGGCTGCGGCCTATCCGATTGCCGGAGTGCTGTCGTGCCGGCCGGTCGCGGACACCGGCAAGATGAGCATGCATGGCTATGCCGTCGCGATCGATCTGAACTTGAAATATTCCGACTATTGGCTATGGGCGGGCCGCGGAAAGTCCATTCCCTACAAGAACAGGATGCCGCGGGAGATCGTCGATATCTTCGAGCGTCACGGCTTCATCTGGGGCGGCAAATGGTATCACTACGACACGATGCATTTTGAGTATCGCCCCGAAATGCTGGCGCGGTGA
- a CDS encoding HPr family phosphocarrier protein, giving the protein MSDDAPQAGTGVPAGAISKDLLIINKRGLHARASAKFVQAVERFDAQVWVTRGGETVGGTSIMGLMMLAAGPGTTITVAAAGTDAEAALAAITELVESKFNEEGI; this is encoded by the coding sequence ATGAGCGACGACGCGCCACAAGCGGGGACAGGCGTGCCCGCGGGCGCGATCTCCAAGGATCTCCTGATCATCAACAAGCGCGGCCTGCATGCGCGCGCCTCGGCGAAGTTCGTCCAGGCCGTCGAGCGCTTCGACGCGCAAGTCTGGGTGACGCGCGGCGGCGAGACCGTCGGCGGCACCTCGATCATGGGCCTGATGATGCTCGCCGCGGGACCCGGCACCACCATCACCGTCGCCGCCGCCGGCACCGACGCCGAAGCCGCGCTCGCGGCGATCACCGAGCTCGTTGAAAGCAAGTTCAACGAGGAAGGGATTTAG
- a CDS encoding HPr kinase/phosphorylase translates to MNDGSPSVHATAVKVGPLAVLIRGPSGSGKSRLAFDLIMAGRSGVVDRAVLVGDDRVHLATVGDEIEVRPAPRLEGLIEIRGLGIRRCDFVEHATVGLVVDLDAADAERLPPPEALKTSISGVEIPRIPVGRDTSPLPLVVAALTTTKSSSSVNPSGDCLKGNGNHMNPTIATE, encoded by the coding sequence TTGAACGATGGCTCGCCCAGCGTGCACGCCACCGCGGTCAAGGTCGGGCCTCTGGCGGTGCTGATCCGCGGGCCCTCGGGCTCCGGCAAGTCGCGCCTTGCCTTTGATTTGATCATGGCGGGACGTTCGGGCGTGGTCGACAGGGCCGTTCTGGTCGGGGATGACCGTGTCCATCTGGCGACAGTCGGCGATGAAATTGAGGTCCGCCCCGCGCCCCGCCTTGAGGGCCTGATCGAGATCCGGGGTCTCGGGATCCGCCGCTGCGACTTCGTGGAGCATGCGACCGTCGGTCTCGTGGTCGATCTCGACGCCGCGGACGCCGAGCGCCTGCCGCCGCCGGAAGCCCTGAAAACCAGCATTTCCGGTGTCGAAATACCGCGAATCCCCGTCGGCCGCGACACTTCACCCCTCCCCCTGGTTGTTGCGGCCTTGACCACTACCAAGAGTTCATCTTCCGTTAACCCTTCAGGCGATTGTTTGAAGGGAAATGGTAACCATATGAACCCCACTATCGCGACCGAATAG
- a CDS encoding adenylate/guanylate cyclase domain-containing protein: MTLIDERLLESKMTQIEQARSWSPRVISKFETLIRSGDEVSLYRANPLAFARDRSVAEPESIDLFLHAARVGLVDMHWDILCPHSGLVLESFGRLRALRSHFVCGLCDIEGETELDDFIEVSFSVSPQVRPLALYDIDNLSIEDLHWKLKFANSGRLPGGQTRFVDFLRGLLRGMTYLPSGLTTTLQAEIEPGALSGVNVQTQAGFMLPVMLAPSAEQVPKTQTIVRIAYDGQRFTPAVSALPSGSVVFEISNTGPRRGSLLLINWPPEILAMPKKPTLQFDPYVSGGMLLTRQTFRKLFRSERVDEEEGLGVRQVTFLFTDLKGSTALYERLGDLNAYALVREHFALLDAIAHQHAGAIVKTIGDAVMAAFFQPADAVAAALQILQDIERFNRDHGQPAIILKMGAHCGPSIAVTLNENLDYFGQTVNIAARVQSFAGAGEICLTEALHTAPAVRQLLTGYGVEEFDAPLRGVEGEARVYRVTGRS, encoded by the coding sequence ATGACATTGATTGACGAACGGCTTCTCGAAAGCAAGATGACCCAGATCGAGCAGGCCCGCAGTTGGAGCCCGCGCGTCATCTCCAAGTTCGAAACGCTGATCCGTAGCGGTGATGAGGTCAGCCTGTACCGTGCCAATCCGCTCGCGTTCGCCCGCGACCGCAGCGTGGCTGAGCCGGAGTCGATCGATCTATTTCTCCACGCCGCTCGTGTCGGGCTGGTCGACATGCATTGGGACATTCTCTGCCCCCACTCGGGCCTGGTGCTGGAGAGTTTTGGGAGGCTCCGTGCGCTTCGGAGCCATTTTGTCTGCGGGCTGTGCGATATCGAGGGCGAGACGGAGCTGGACGACTTCATCGAGGTTTCCTTCTCTGTCTCGCCGCAAGTCCGACCCCTCGCTTTGTATGACATCGATAATCTTTCGATTGAAGATCTGCACTGGAAGCTCAAGTTCGCCAACAGCGGGCGTCTGCCTGGCGGGCAAACCCGATTTGTCGATTTCCTGCGCGGCCTCCTCCGCGGAATGACTTATCTGCCATCCGGCCTGACGACGACGCTGCAGGCCGAGATCGAGCCGGGCGCCCTCTCCGGCGTCAACGTCCAGACGCAGGCGGGCTTCATGCTTCCGGTCATGCTCGCTCCCTCTGCCGAGCAGGTTCCGAAGACTCAGACGATCGTTCGCATCGCCTATGACGGGCAACGGTTCACGCCAGCTGTTTCGGCCCTCCCTTCGGGCTCCGTGGTCTTCGAGATCAGCAACACCGGTCCCAGGCGCGGTTCGCTGCTCCTGATCAACTGGCCGCCTGAAATCCTGGCGATGCCTAAAAAGCCGACGCTCCAATTCGATCCCTACGTCTCCGGTGGCATGCTGCTGACGCGCCAGACGTTCCGCAAGCTCTTCCGTTCGGAGCGCGTCGATGAAGAGGAGGGCCTCGGCGTCCGGCAGGTGACGTTCCTGTTCACGGACTTGAAGGGGTCGACCGCGCTCTACGAACGTCTCGGGGATCTCAATGCCTATGCCTTGGTTCGCGAACATTTCGCTCTCCTAGATGCAATCGCTCATCAGCATGCCGGTGCCATTGTGAAGACCATCGGCGACGCCGTCATGGCTGCGTTCTTCCAACCGGCGGATGCCGTGGCGGCGGCGCTCCAAATTCTGCAAGACATCGAACGGTTCAACCGGGATCATGGCCAGCCGGCGATCATTCTCAAGATGGGCGCCCATTGCGGGCCGTCTATCGCCGTGACCCTCAATGAGAACCTCGACTATTTCGGCCAGACCGTGAATATCGCAGCTCGGGTGCAATCATTCGCCGGTGCCGGCGAAATCTGTCTCACGGAAGCGCTCCATACGGCCCCCGCCGTTCGCCAGCTCCTGACGGGGTACGGTGTCGAAGAGTTCGACGCCCCGCTGCGTGGCGTCGAGGGCGAGGCGCGAGTCTATCGGGTCACTGGCCGATCGTAG
- a CDS encoding PTS sugar transporter subunit IIA → MIGLVLVTHGRLADEFKAALEHVMGPQKQIEAITIGAEDDSDLCRSDIIEAVNRVDSGDGVAILTDMFGGTPSNLAISCMSRPKVEVLAGINLPMLVKLAKVREERPLPDAIAMAQEAGRKYVTIASRVLAGK, encoded by the coding sequence ATGATTGGTCTAGTACTTGTGACCCACGGGCGCCTTGCCGACGAATTCAAGGCAGCGCTTGAACATGTCATGGGCCCACAAAAGCAAATCGAAGCGATCACGATCGGCGCCGAAGATGATTCCGATCTCTGTCGAAGCGACATCATCGAGGCGGTTAACCGCGTCGATTCCGGCGATGGCGTTGCGATCCTCACCGACATGTTCGGCGGCACGCCGTCGAACCTTGCAATATCCTGCATGAGCCGGCCCAAGGTCGAAGTGCTCGCAGGCATCAACCTTCCCATGCTGGTGAAGCTCGCCAAGGTCCGCGAGGAGCGTCCGCTGCCGGACGCGATCGCGATGGCTCAGGAAGCGGGCCGCAAATACGTCACCATCGCCAGCCGGGTGCTCGCCGGCAAATGA